Within Mycobacterium heckeshornense, the genomic segment CAAGCCCTGACCGATCTGGAAATTGGGAAAGATCTGCCACGCTGTGCCGCTGGCCGCCAGATGTTCGGGGTCGATGGTGGGCCAGATCACCCCGCGGGCAGCGTCATCACGGCGCGCCGAAGACAGCCAATGCTCGAGCACCTGGTCTGCCGGGGTGCCCTCCGGAAGTTCGTCGACCAGTCTGCGCGCGGCGTCCACCAATGTCTTGGTGGTGGTGGCGTTGGTTTCTTCCAGGGTGTAGACCTGCATCTGCGCGGTGGAGATGCGCGGATCGGCGCCGGTGCCCAGTCTTATCTTGGATTTGGTTTTCTCCAGATCCTTCGGCGCGTCATACCCAATGTTGCTGTGCCGCCCCTGAGCCTTGGCCCAGCCGCGAAAGCTGCCGAACTTGTTGAACTGCGGGTGTGTCGTCGCGACATGGTAGGTCTCGTTGAACGCCTCCATGGCCACTTTCCAATTGCAGTCAAAATGCAGCCATTTGCGCCACTTGCAACGCATTTTGTCCAACTGGAACGGGTCGAGCATGGTGGCGGCGGGCTCGAGGTAATCACGCAACGGCTCGCAGTTTGGGTCCATGTTGATCCATACCCAGCCGCCCCAGGTGTCGACGTTGACCGGTGCCAGGTGGGTGTTCTCGGCTGTCAGCGCGCCACGCCAGTCTTGCTTCTCGGGCACATGGACGCAGGAGCCCTCCAGGTCGTATGTCCACCCGTGGAATCCGCAGACGAACGACTTCTTGCGGCCACAAGCGCTTTTCGCGCCGTCGGGGACATCGATGAGCCGTCGGCCGCGGTGCACGCACACATTATGGTGAGCCTTCAACGTGTCTGGTCCGGTACGCACCACCACGACGGAGTCATCGAGAATGTCATAGGTCAGGTAGCTGCCCACCTGGGGAAGGTCTTCGACCCGACCAACCTGCTGCCACACCTTGCGCCACAGCTTGTCACGTTCGGCGCGCGCGTAGTCCTCAGAAAGGTAGGCATCGACGCCGATCGTCATCGGTGTGGAAAGTTCTTCGGCTGCTTGGATTTTGGAGTCGGTCATTGCATGCTCCTTAGCGCCGCCCGGAACGACTCGTCTTTGAGGAACAACGACG encodes:
- a CDS encoding aromatic ring-hydroxylating oxygenase subunit alpha; translated protein: MTDSKIQAAEELSTPMTIGVDAYLSEDYARAERDKLWRKVWQQVGRVEDLPQVGSYLTYDILDDSVVVVRTGPDTLKAHHNVCVHRGRRLIDVPDGAKSACGRKKSFVCGFHGWTYDLEGSCVHVPEKQDWRGALTAENTHLAPVNVDTWGGWVWINMDPNCEPLRDYLEPAATMLDPFQLDKMRCKWRKWLHFDCNWKVAMEAFNETYHVATTHPQFNKFGSFRGWAKAQGRHSNIGYDAPKDLEKTKSKIRLGTGADPRISTAQMQVYTLEETNATTTKTLVDAARRLVDELPEGTPADQVLEHWLSSARRDDAARGVIWPTIDPEHLAASGTAWQIFPNFQIGQGLTTALCYSARPHGYDPNKCIFEASCYELYPEGQEPRTEWEYLPPNDPSWRTVFPQDFSNMAAVQQGMKSLGFKGTKPNPYMERSTVNLHYQLSKYMGIGEPREL